CTGGTTGAGATGAAGTTTCCGCAAGTCAAAGTACTTGTACAGGAAAGCGAAGTCCGTGCATTTAAGGATGAGGAATACCGGGCGGAAGGAATTGAAGTGGTGAAAGATCTGTCGGATTGTGATATCATCATGGGCGTGAAGGAAGTGAATATCGAAGACCTGATTCCCGGAAAGAAATTCCTGTTCTTCTCACACACGATCAAAAAACAACCTTACAACAGAAAGTTGCTTCGTGCAATTTTAGATAAGAAAATCCAGCTGATTGATTACGAGGTGCTGAAATCCAAAGAAAACAAACGCATTATCGGTTTCGGGCGTTATGCCGGGATTGTCGGAGCTTACAACGGAATCCGTGCTTACGGCGAGAAGACAAATACCTTTCATTTGAAACCGGCCAACGAATGTTCCGGCAGAAAGGAAATGGAAGACGAATTACACAAAGCGGTGTTTCCTCAAAACATGAAATTGGTGTTGACCGGTTTCGGGCGGGTAGGTTACGGAGCGCGTGAAATCATGGACTTATTGCCGTTTACAGAAGTAAGCCCGGAAGAATTCCTGAGCGAAGAATTTGATACTCCTGTGTTTACCCATCTGGAAATTGAGGACTATTACAAGCGCAAGGACGGAAAACCGTTCAGTAAATCCGAATTCTATGCAACACCTGATATTTACGAATCAAGTTTCAAACGTTACTCGGAAGCAGCTGATATTTATGTGGCTTGTCACTTTTGGAGCAGTAAATCACCGTTTATCCTGACGGAAGAAGATTTGCGATCCGATAAAAATAAGATCCGCGTTATTGCAGATGTTTCCTGTGATATCCAGGGTCCGATCGCTTCTACAATCCGTTCTTCCAAGATCGCCGATCCTTTCTACGGATACGATCCGAAAACAGGTCAGGAATGCGATTGGGCACAACCGGATGCGATCATGGTGATGGCGGTAGATAATTTACCGTGTGAATTGCCGAAAGATGCTTCGGAGGATTTTGGAAATGAATTGATTAAATCTGTTTTCCCGCATTTGTTCGGTGATGATCCGGATAATATCATCGGAAGAGGTTCCGAAACGGACCTGAATGGAAATTTAACATCTTACTTTGCATACCTGAACGATTATGTCAATCAGGTGACAGCTTAAAAACCGGCTATGGCAATACAGAAAGGCGACAAAAAGGTAATCAGGGGATGGGTGATGTATGACTGGGCAAATTCGGTCTACAACTTAGTAATTTCATCGGCAATCTTCCCGATTTTTTATGACAATGTAACTACGAAGTATTTCAAGCAAACGCATCATTATGATTTGGAAAAGAGTTTGCCGGACGGAGTTAACGTGACGGTCAATTTCTTCGGATGGGAACTTTCCAACTCCGCATTGATGAGTTTCGTGCTTTCTGCCTCGTTCCTATGTGTATCCTTCTTTTCACCTTTCTTATCAGGAATTGCAGATTACCTGGGAAATAAAAAACGGTTCCTGCAGTTTTTCTGCTACCTGGGAGCGGCTTCCTGTATGACGCTTTACTTCTTTGATCCGGCTAAAATTGAATTGGGCCTCACCAGTTTGTTCTTTGCCAGTATTGGGTTTTGGAACAGTTTGGTATTTTACAATGCCTATTTGCCTGAAATCGCCGAACCGAAAGACCACGATAAAATTTCGGCAAGAGGTTTCTCCATGGGATATTTCGGATCAATGCTCTTATTGATCATTTGTCTGGTGTTGATTCAAACAAAAACACTTGAGGCAAGATGGTGTTTTGTCCTTGTTGGAATCTGGTGGTTGTTCTTCTCACAGTTTACCTACCGCGTACTTCCGAATTCGGGTAAAAAAGAAATCCGTGAAAAAGGATATATCTGGAAAGGATTCCGTGAATTGCGGCATGTTTTTGTGGAATTCAGACAAACGATCCGCCTGAAAAAATACCTGACTGCGTTTTTCTTCTTCAATACCGGTGTTCAAACCGTGATGTTGATGGCTACTTTTTTTGCCAAAAAAGAAATTGACTGGCCTATGAAAGACGGAAAACCGGATGACAGCGGATTAATCATTGCTATTTTGTTGATCCAGCTATTAGGAGCAGGAGGGGCATTCCTGATGTCCCGGATTTCAAGAAGCATCGGAAATATCCGCACATTGGGAATTTCCATTGTGATATGGATTGGTATTTGCGTTGCGGCATTTTTCATTAAAACACCGGTTCAGTTTTATGCGCTTGCGGCAACCGTTGGTTTGGTAATGGGAGGCGTACAGGCCATGGCACGTTCGACTTATTCTAAATTTTTACCGGAAACAGAAGATCACGCCAGTTATTTCTCATTCTACGATGCTACTGAGAAAATCGGTATTGTGACCGGAACACTGTTCTTCGGGGTAATGGAGATCATTTTCAACGACATGCGTTTCTCGGTTGTATCTGTGGCATTCTTCTTTGTAGTGGGATTGCTGATGCTGTTCCGCGTGCCGAAGAATGAGCGCAGTGACCTGGAAGCAGTTTACGATTAACACCTCTGAAACCTACAGTCTCACTGGGCAAATAGACAGATATCTATCCGTATATTGGCATACCGATACGCGGGATGCTTCGTGTTATCAAACGTAGGCTGACTTGAATAATTAATACCTGATAAGCGATAATTTGAAAGAATTTACTTCACCACAACCCGCATTACTTCCGTTTTCTTTGAATTATTGATCCGCAATACATAAACTCCCGGTTTCTCTTTCAGGTGAAAAGAAATCACACCATCGTCCGTTTCTTTTGTTTCCAGCACTTTTCCATGCAGATCGGATAATTCCAGACTGTTTATCCCGCTAAGGCCAATGACCTGGAAACTACCGTCATTCGGATTGGGAACAATTTGAATGGAATAACCGGATCTTTTACTGGAAATAACAGAAGAATAACGACTACTCCCGTTCAGATCAACCATTTTCAACCGGTAATAAGACGTTTCCGGCAAAGGATCGGTATCTGTAAACTGGTAGAATTGTCTGTGATCACTGTTTCCTTTCGCATCCGCCATTCCGATAGCTGTAAAATCACTTCCTCCCTGAGAGCGTTCAACGATGAAATAATCACTATTCTCTTCACTTTCTGTTTCCCACAATATAAGCGAAACCGTTTCGGAGTTTTCCACCCTGAAATTGGTCAAACCTACAGGTAGTGGTGTCGAAATACAATTGTCAATATCCGATTGTGAAACCGTCACACAAACCGTTCTTACGCAATCCAGGCATTGAGCCGGACTAGTTGGTGTTTGCCCGGTCAGGAAATAATCCCCGGCAATTACAATCGGATTGGTTCCCGCAGAACCTGCGGTGATGGTTTCCGAAAAACCACCCGGACCGCTAACTGAAATGGCCGCAGAACCGGTAAAACTACTTGCAGAACAATAGGCGACATCTGCCGTAAAAACAAGGTCATTCCCACTGCAAACCGTGTAATTCGGAGCTCCCGTTACCATCGTAGGAACAGCAATAGGAGCAAAGGTAGGTCCGTTGAAGTAATGACTGCAGCTGGTTGCTCCGTAATACGACCAGGCTTGCCCGAGACTATTGGTTGCCAGTCCGTAAAATCCGCGGCCGAATTGAGTCGGCAAGGAATTGGATAAGAATAAATAACCGTTGCATCCTGAATTCAGGTCACTCGTTCCGCCACAACTTACAAAACGTGATCCGCTGTATCGCCAGCCAATAGCAGCAGTTTTCCCGGATGCAGTTACTTTTGTGAGCCCGAACGATTGCGGGGTCGTCCCCTTGTAATAATTCACGTTAATCCCGGAAGTAGGAGCTTCCCAGTCTGTAATGCATTCGTAAACAGCCGTGTAAAAGTTGTTATTACTTTGCCAGTCAATGCACTGCTGATCGCCGCCTTCCGCGTTGCACAAATCGTAATTCGTGGCAAAAGCAGAACCGGATAAGTTCTGGCTTGAGAATGCTGAAGTTTGTGAAGTCAGGATTTCAACACCTCTTTCAGCCTGGTTCACACTGCGTTTAACGGTTGAAAAAGCGGTAGTTTGCGTGGTTGCAGAGTTTGATCCGACTCCATCATCGTTATCGTCCATTCCATAACCGCACATGTTGGCAAAGGAAATCCCGCAAGGAATCATTTCGTCACCGGAAGTAATTACCGGGTAATCGATCGCCAGATAACGTCCCGGGTTGGTTGTTGTAATTCCGGATGTACAGCTTGCTGTTTGGGAGTAACGGATCCGGAATTTAAAATTGGCGGTAAAATAAGCACTGCTGACCATGATTCCAGAAGCAGCTGTTGTTCCGGTAGCTGCCGTGTAGTAATTCCCCGGAGAAGTCGTTGACTTAAAAACCGTCAAACAAACCCTTGACCAGGCGCTTTCTGTCAGCCACTTGGTATTGGTGGAATTGTTGATACACATATCGGTATTGGACGAACTGATATCCATCTGAAGGATTTGCGTCCAGCTGGTGCCGCCATTGGCTGAAAAATCCAGGTAAGCAACGTTTCCGACACAGGATCCCCAGGAATTGCTTTGTCCGCAGGAAGTTTCAGAAGGAA
The window above is part of the Fluviicola sp. genome. Proteins encoded here:
- a CDS encoding NAD(P)-dependent oxidoreductase — translated: MNQVKLGIIREGKVPPDKRVPLTPKQCKLVEMKFPQVKVLVQESEVRAFKDEEYRAEGIEVVKDLSDCDIIMGVKEVNIEDLIPGKKFLFFSHTIKKQPYNRKLLRAILDKKIQLIDYEVLKSKENKRIIGFGRYAGIVGAYNGIRAYGEKTNTFHLKPANECSGRKEMEDELHKAVFPQNMKLVLTGFGRVGYGAREIMDLLPFTEVSPEEFLSEEFDTPVFTHLEIEDYYKRKDGKPFSKSEFYATPDIYESSFKRYSEAADIYVACHFWSSKSPFILTEEDLRSDKNKIRVIADVSCDIQGPIASTIRSSKIADPFYGYDPKTGQECDWAQPDAIMVMAVDNLPCELPKDASEDFGNELIKSVFPHLFGDDPDNIIGRGSETDLNGNLTSYFAYLNDYVNQVTA
- a CDS encoding MFS transporter, translated to MAIQKGDKKVIRGWVMYDWANSVYNLVISSAIFPIFYDNVTTKYFKQTHHYDLEKSLPDGVNVTVNFFGWELSNSALMSFVLSASFLCVSFFSPFLSGIADYLGNKKRFLQFFCYLGAASCMTLYFFDPAKIELGLTSLFFASIGFWNSLVFYNAYLPEIAEPKDHDKISARGFSMGYFGSMLLLIICLVLIQTKTLEARWCFVLVGIWWLFFSQFTYRVLPNSGKKEIREKGYIWKGFRELRHVFVEFRQTIRLKKYLTAFFFFNTGVQTVMLMATFFAKKEIDWPMKDGKPDDSGLIIAILLIQLLGAGGAFLMSRISRSIGNIRTLGISIVIWIGICVAAFFIKTPVQFYALAATVGLVMGGVQAMARSTYSKFLPETEDHASYFSFYDATEKIGIVTGTLFFGVMEIIFNDMRFSVVSVAFFFVVGLLMLFRVPKNERSDLEAVYD
- a CDS encoding T9SS type A sorting domain-containing protein codes for the protein MNTTLTLLLLVLLPSSFLNAQCPTCGNGVVDAGETNSNCPSDVSHSASCTSPCAQPGSFESAAGIRQAFDFTGTTTWSTAGLPSGWTFAGAPSATTAGALPAADAYGAKAGLIQPNCSGSCTSTNGFCIGNLANSVAVGSGGANGKLGANFDGRTNTNQNLSYAVLRGQSSPTLVSPTFDMSGVEGFKVQFWLFPSETSCGQSNSWGSCVGNVAYLDFSANGGTSWTQILQMDISSSNTDMCINNSTNTKWLTESAWSRVCLTVFKSTTSPGNYYTAATGTTAASGIMVSSAYFTANFKFRIRYSQTASCTSGITTTNPGRYLAIDYPVITSGDEMIPCGISFANMCGYGMDDNDDGVGSNSATTQTTAFSTVKRSVNQAERGVEILTSQTSAFSSQNLSGSAFATNYDLCNAEGGDQQCIDWQSNNNFYTAVYECITDWEAPTSGINVNYYKGTTPQSFGLTKVTASGKTAAIGWRYSGSRFVSCGGTSDLNSGCNGYLFLSNSLPTQFGRGFYGLATNSLGQAWSYYGATSCSHYFNGPTFAPIAVPTMVTGAPNYTVCSGNDLVFTADVAYCSASSFTGSAAISVSGPGGFSETITAGSAGTNPIVIAGDYFLTGQTPTSPAQCLDCVRTVCVTVSQSDIDNCISTPLPVGLTNFRVENSETVSLILWETESEENSDYFIVERSQGGSDFTAIGMADAKGNSDHRQFYQFTDTDPLPETSYYRLKMVDLNGSSRYSSVISSKRSGYSIQIVPNPNDGSFQVIGLSGINSLELSDLHGKVLETKETDDGVISFHLKEKPGVYVLRINNSKKTEVMRVVVK